A section of the Bradyrhizobium oligotrophicum S58 genome encodes:
- a CDS encoding CYTH and CHAD domain-containing protein — translation MPDSDATAAIRGSDRGVGVLDKARSANSDQTGAADTLAQQLPEQTATQGDAAAPGTDVAAPSLPDPAAGTGHEIELKLIVAPDQLAGFNNAPIVAAHARNKGSRKHLTSVYYDTPKRTLWKNGFTLRVRQSGSRFVQTIKSQHTDDPLKRGEWEASVASLAPDAALAAALLPEELRATLADATLEMVFTTDVHRHARLLDLPGATIEIAFDSGVVKAGEHSEVVSEIELELKSGNPAAIYEIALRLAEHGPIKPSIRSKSARGFDLAAGAAPGAEKPRKPRLDPAVSLDESFAIVLRGSLQHLLQAMPAAEDGRDPEGVHQLRVALRRLRAALHLMQPLGASATLDGLEADARWLAQNLSAARDLDVFLTDTLPEIAEACTTVTGFDALRALAERQRDLAYRKLRIALADRRCASFVLGLGEWIEARGWRNDVSPDDLRRLAAPAIDFAGDVLSERHQKVLKRGRRFKKLPAERRHRLRLALKKLRYSIDFLLPLYGASKPAKKYARTLAGLQEQLGHYNDMAVTAGVIDSLGTTSTDAAVAAAAISGWHAHAMAGVEGPLREAWRAFAKAPTPWEAEDA, via the coding sequence ATGCCCGATTCGGACGCAACGGCGGCGATCCGCGGCAGCGACCGTGGCGTCGGCGTGCTGGATAAAGCTCGGTCCGCGAACAGCGATCAAACCGGCGCCGCCGACACCCTCGCGCAGCAACTCCCGGAGCAGACGGCCACGCAGGGTGACGCGGCAGCGCCTGGCACAGACGTCGCGGCACCGTCCTTGCCGGATCCGGCGGCCGGCACCGGCCATGAGATCGAGCTGAAGCTCATCGTCGCGCCCGATCAGCTCGCCGGCTTCAACAACGCACCGATCGTCGCGGCGCATGCGCGCAACAAGGGTTCGCGCAAGCACCTGACATCCGTCTACTACGACACGCCGAAGCGCACGCTGTGGAAGAACGGCTTCACCTTGCGTGTGCGCCAGAGCGGCTCACGCTTCGTGCAGACCATCAAATCGCAGCACACCGACGATCCGCTCAAGCGCGGCGAATGGGAGGCGAGCGTCGCCTCGCTGGCGCCGGATGCGGCGCTGGCGGCCGCGCTGTTGCCGGAGGAACTTCGCGCCACGCTCGCGGATGCGACGCTCGAGATGGTGTTCACGACCGATGTGCATCGTCACGCGCGCCTGCTCGATCTGCCGGGCGCGACGATCGAGATCGCGTTCGACAGCGGCGTCGTCAAGGCCGGCGAGCACAGCGAGGTCGTGAGCGAGATCGAGCTGGAGCTCAAGAGCGGCAATCCGGCCGCCATCTATGAGATCGCGCTGCGCCTTGCCGAGCACGGCCCCATCAAGCCTTCGATCCGCAGCAAGTCGGCGCGCGGCTTCGATCTCGCAGCCGGCGCGGCACCAGGCGCCGAGAAGCCGCGCAAGCCGCGCCTCGATCCGGCGGTGTCGCTGGACGAGAGCTTCGCCATCGTCCTGCGCGGCAGCCTGCAGCATCTGCTGCAGGCGATGCCGGCCGCCGAGGACGGCCGTGATCCGGAAGGCGTGCACCAGCTGCGCGTGGCGCTGCGCCGCCTGCGCGCCGCGCTGCATTTGATGCAGCCGCTCGGCGCCTCGGCGACGCTCGATGGCCTCGAGGCAGATGCACGCTGGCTGGCGCAGAACCTCTCGGCGGCGCGCGACCTCGACGTGTTCCTGACCGACACGCTGCCCGAGATCGCGGAGGCCTGCACCACCGTCACAGGCTTCGACGCGCTCCGCGCGCTCGCGGAACGGCAGCGTGATCTCGCCTATCGCAAGCTGCGCATCGCGCTCGCAGACCGCCGCTGCGCCAGCTTCGTGCTCGGCCTCGGCGAATGGATCGAGGCCCGCGGCTGGCGCAACGACGTCTCCCCCGATGATCTCAGACGTCTCGCGGCGCCTGCGATCGATTTCGCCGGAGATGTGCTGTCGGAGCGGCATCAGAAGGTGCTCAAGCGCGGACGCCGCTTCAAGAAACTCCCCGCCGAGCGGCGCCATCGGCTGCGGCTCGCGTTGAAGAAACTTCGCTACAGCATCGACTTCCTGCTGCCGCTCTACGGCGCGAGCAAGCCGGCAAAGAAATATGCCAGGACGCTCGCCGGCCTGCAGGAGCAGCTCGGTCACTACAACGACATGGCCGTCACCGCCGGCGTGATCGACAGCCTCGGCACCACCTCGACCGACGCGGCGGTCGCGGCCGCCGCGATCAGCGGCTGGCACGCCCACGCGATGGCCGGCGTCGAGGGCCCGTTGCGCGAAGCGTGGCGCGCCTTCGCCAAGGCGCCGACGCCGTGGGAGGCCGAGGACGCGTGA
- a CDS encoding MJ0042-type zinc finger domain-containing protein — MKISSMTCPHCRAAYEIAESTSAVGAAGRFDCGVCGTPLAVWDEPKLRAFRLEVPPEHKYPRVPTPPCFA; from the coding sequence ATGAAGATATCCAGCATGACATGTCCGCATTGCCGTGCAGCCTATGAGATCGCGGAGTCGACGTCCGCCGTGGGCGCTGCCGGTCGGTTCGACTGTGGCGTCTGCGGGACGCCACTGGCGGTGTGGGACGAGCCGAAGCTGCGGGCCTTCCGTCTGGAAGTGCCGCCCGAGCACAAATATCCGCGCGTGCCGACCCCGCCCTGCTTCGCCTGA
- a CDS encoding M20 aminoacylase family protein has translation MPILNSIAALSDEMAAWRHDFHEHPELLYEVHRTAGIVADRLRAFGCDEVVTGIGRTGVVGVIRGRKSGSGKTIGLRADMDALPIEETSGVPYASKTPGLMHACGHDGHTAMLLGAAKYLAETRNFDGTVIVIFQPAEEGGAGGKAMVDDGLMTRWGIQEVYGMHNMPGVPEGHFEISPGAMLASADAIHIKVTGKGGHGGAGPHKAIDSILIAAQIVNALQSIVARNVDPLKSAVISVCAIHGGTTFNVIPETVEMLGTVRTLDPEIRDLVEKRIVEVVEATARAYGGSAEAIYERKYPVTMNHPAQAAFAADVAREIAGGERVNDRAIPLMGGEDFAFMLEARPGAFVFLGMGPGNECHHPAYRFNDNILSAGASYWVKLAEKSMPAN, from the coding sequence ATGCCCATCCTCAACAGCATCGCCGCGCTCTCCGATGAAATGGCCGCCTGGCGCCACGACTTCCACGAACATCCCGAGCTGCTCTATGAAGTGCATCGCACCGCCGGCATCGTCGCCGACAGACTGCGCGCATTCGGCTGCGACGAGGTGGTGACCGGGATCGGCCGCACCGGCGTGGTCGGCGTGATCCGCGGCCGCAAGTCCGGCTCGGGCAAGACCATCGGCCTGCGCGCCGACATGGACGCGCTGCCGATCGAGGAGACCTCGGGCGTGCCCTACGCGTCGAAGACGCCGGGCCTGATGCATGCCTGCGGCCATGATGGTCACACCGCGATGCTGCTGGGTGCCGCGAAATATCTCGCCGAGACCCGCAATTTCGACGGCACCGTGATCGTCATCTTCCAGCCTGCCGAGGAAGGCGGCGCCGGCGGCAAGGCGATGGTCGACGACGGCCTGATGACGCGCTGGGGCATCCAGGAGGTCTACGGCATGCACAACATGCCGGGTGTCCCCGAAGGCCATTTCGAAATCTCGCCGGGCGCGATGCTGGCCTCGGCCGATGCGATCCACATCAAGGTCACGGGCAAGGGCGGCCATGGCGGCGCCGGCCCGCACAAGGCGATCGACAGCATCCTGATCGCCGCACAGATCGTCAACGCGCTGCAGTCGATCGTCGCGCGCAACGTCGATCCGCTGAAGTCGGCCGTGATCTCGGTCTGCGCGATCCATGGCGGCACCACCTTCAACGTGATCCCCGAAACGGTCGAGATGCTCGGCACCGTGCGCACGCTCGATCCGGAGATCCGCGACCTCGTCGAGAAGCGCATCGTCGAGGTCGTCGAGGCCACGGCGCGCGCCTATGGCGGCTCGGCCGAGGCGATCTACGAGCGCAAATATCCGGTGACGATGAACCATCCCGCCCAGGCCGCTTTCGCCGCCGACGTCGCCCGCGAGATCGCCGGCGGTGAGCGCGTCAACGACCGCGCCATTCCCCTGATGGGCGGCGAGGATTTTGCATTCATGCTGGAAGCGCGGCCCGGCGCCTTCGTGTTCCTCGGCATGGGCCCCGGCAACGAGTGCCACCACCCGGCCT